The following coding sequences lie in one Rickettsiella endosymbiont of Rhagonycha lignosa genomic window:
- a CDS encoding DUF4037 domain-containing protein yields MYKLNTEKYLNDSFDKEQSIEKRKKISIAVLDYYSKIPNIFGIMLVGSLQGLPRDKFSDFDFFLIYHKTPPALESRTQFIQDHVRSNFIYALNYVSNEYGVSDDFDWDGIEVCTSFYSLDEMKQNIQDVLIKMDYKRKGFYYPMAFVAAVADGSILFERKNKLSEIKQLCKIYPENLRHKVLFEEKGFLSYYQDRMNLAAYRNDYIYFNDLVQLFIDSSLQTIFSYNKIYFYSKKEINKKIYKLIDKPDDLANNIQELINIENDKDIYTKKKEIVDSIATSLRKYNSDFPVLDKTPANDSQFILNKHNWLLPVGIVTAAAGVAFFKLGSKNVINTISENLSLSK; encoded by the coding sequence ATGTATAAATTAAACACAGAAAAATATTTAAATGATTCCTTTGATAAGGAACAAAGTATTGAAAAAAGAAAAAAAATATCCATAGCTGTCCTAGACTATTATTCAAAAATACCAAATATCTTCGGGATTATGTTAGTTGGATCATTGCAAGGATTACCCAGAGATAAATTTTCAGATTTTGATTTTTTTTTAATTTATCATAAAACTCCACCTGCATTGGAAAGTAGAACTCAATTTATACAAGATCATGTCAGATCAAATTTTATTTATGCATTAAATTATGTTTCCAATGAGTATGGTGTGTCTGATGATTTTGATTGGGACGGCATAGAGGTTTGTACTTCATTTTATTCATTAGATGAAATGAAACAAAATATACAAGATGTTCTTATTAAAATGGATTATAAAAGAAAAGGATTCTATTATCCCATGGCTTTTGTTGCCGCTGTTGCAGACGGCTCAATTTTATTTGAAAGGAAAAATAAATTAAGTGAGATTAAACAGCTATGTAAAATATATCCAGAAAATTTGAGACATAAAGTTTTATTCGAAGAAAAGGGATTTTTATCTTATTATCAAGATAGAATGAATTTAGCCGCATATCGTAATGATTATATATATTTCAATGATCTAGTTCAGCTTTTTATTGATAGTTCTCTACAAACTATTTTTTCTTATAATAAAATTTACTTTTACTCTAAAAAAGAAATCAATAAGAAAATTTACAAATTAATAGATAAACCTGATGATTTAGCGAATAATATACAAGAACTAATAAACATTGAAAATGATAAAGATATATATACAAAGAAAAAAGAAATAGTTGATTCGATTGCAACTAGTTTAAGAAAGTACAATTCTGACTTTCCTGTTTTAGATAAAACTCCTGCAAATGACTCACAGTTTATTTTAAATAAACACAATTGGTTACTACCAGTGGGTATAGTTACAGCGGCTGCGGGAGTAGCTTTTTTTAAACTGGGTTCGAAGAATGTAATAAATACTATTAGTGAAAATTTGTCGCTCTCTAAATAA
- a CDS encoding terminase small subunit has translation MSKLPNGLTIKQTKFCQNFIIPPHNATQAAISAGYSPHIAKTIGHRLKANPKIQIYLKSLQSDLESQMTVSYEWKLDKLKKIVEAFIENKENLISSKVNSAIQAIAEMNKMQGHYSPEKHVNVNIKTDPDLQQLEDLIKQHGKEY, from the coding sequence ATGAGCAAATTACCTAATGGTTTAACAATTAAGCAAACTAAGTTTTGTCAAAATTTTATCATTCCTCCGCATAATGCGACTCAAGCGGCTATTTCAGCAGGTTATTCACCCCATATTGCTAAAACGATAGGACACCGATTAAAAGCAAACCCTAAAATCCAAATCTATTTAAAATCCTTACAGTCTGATTTAGAAAGTCAAATGACTGTTAGTTATGAATGGAAACTGGATAAGTTAAAGAAGATTGTTGAAGCGTTTATAGAAAATAAAGAAAACTTAATTTCAAGTAAGGTAAATAGTGCTATTCAAGCCATTGCTGAAATGAATAAAATGCAAGGTCACTATTCCCCCGAAAAGCATGTCAATGTCAATATAAAAACAGATCCTGATCTCCAACAATTAGAAGATCTCATAAAACAACATGGTAAAGAATATTGA
- a CDS encoding tyrosine-type recombinase/integrase, protein MALCKRNDIWWIRLSHSGKRIQRSTGTSNKLAAQKLHDQLKADLWRQSKLNEKPEPLWQEAVVKWLGVCNRRSMRSLDEAKFHLKWLDFYLKNKKLNEINDITVDEVIKAKKEKGVTAATVNRMLEVLRAILKASIKWGWIDKSPSISLLNEGLERERWLTKDEAERLLKELPSHLSDMAAFSLATGLRKANVIGLRWKNVDLVRRHAFVSASQSKTRTAIPVPLNAEAAAIIARQIGKHIEFVFTYEGKPVKQCNTAAWRKVLKRAGIEDFHWHDLRHTWASWHVQNGTSLQELQILSGWSSFDIVLRYAHLNSDQLMKAAERVSGTKLVHSVQTAAKGG, encoded by the coding sequence ATGGCACTCTGTAAAAGAAACGATATCTGGTGGATCAGACTTTCTCATAGTGGAAAAAGAATACAACGATCTACTGGGACTTCAAACAAATTAGCAGCACAAAAGTTACATGATCAGTTAAAAGCTGACTTGTGGCGACAAAGCAAGCTAAATGAGAAACCTGAACCATTATGGCAAGAAGCCGTAGTTAAATGGTTAGGCGTTTGTAATCGTAGAAGTATGCGTAGTTTAGACGAAGCTAAATTTCATCTTAAATGGCTTGATTTTTATTTAAAGAATAAAAAATTGAATGAAATTAATGACATTACGGTTGATGAAGTTATTAAAGCCAAAAAAGAAAAAGGTGTAACAGCAGCAACTGTGAATAGGATGTTAGAAGTATTAAGAGCTATCCTTAAAGCTTCCATTAAGTGGGGTTGGATTGACAAATCTCCTTCCATATCACTACTTAACGAAGGACTTGAACGAGAACGTTGGTTAACCAAAGATGAAGCAGAACGGTTACTTAAAGAGTTACCCTCACATTTATCCGATATGGCAGCTTTTTCTTTAGCTACCGGTTTGCGCAAAGCCAACGTCATAGGATTAAGATGGAAAAATGTTGATTTAGTTAGGCGACATGCCTTTGTGAGTGCATCACAGTCAAAAACTAGAACAGCAATTCCAGTACCTCTTAATGCAGAAGCTGCGGCAATTATTGCTAGGCAAATAGGCAAACATATTGAATTTGTTTTTACCTATGAAGGAAAACCTGTAAAGCAATGCAATACAGCTGCATGGCGTAAAGTGTTAAAGCGAGCAGGGATAGAAGATTTCCACTGGCATGACTTACGTCATACATGGGCATCTTGGCATGTTCAAAATGGAACATCCTTACAAGAATTGCAAATATTAAGTGGGTGGTCATCTTTTGACATTGTATTACGCTATGCGCATTTAAATAGTGATCAGCTTATGAAGGCTGCCGAGCGTGTGTCTGGTACAAAATTGGTACATTCGGTCCAAACGGCAGCAAAAGGAGGCTAG
- a CDS encoding helix-turn-helix domain-containing protein codes for MKTFNLEEAAEFLKMNPEGLRRLAATKKIPAGKPGKCWCFLEEDLVNYLRSLYDNPCKVSQGVSNNRREKIWHSVKETISGGSDFLIVEKEYNDLLGLQTN; via the coding sequence ATGAAAACTTTTAATCTTGAAGAAGCTGCGGAGTTTCTGAAGATGAATCCTGAAGGACTTAGAAGATTAGCAGCCACTAAAAAAATACCTGCTGGTAAACCAGGAAAGTGTTGGTGTTTTTTGGAAGAAGACCTTGTTAATTATCTTCGTTCGCTTTACGATAATCCTTGCAAAGTATCGCAGGGTGTCTCTAATAATAGGAGAGAAAAGATATGGCACTCTGTAAAAGAAACGATATCTGGTGGATCAGACTTTCTCATAGTGGAAAAAGAATACAACGATCTACTGGGACTTCAAACAAATTAG